The following coding sequences lie in one Metallumcola ferriviriculae genomic window:
- a CDS encoding HAD family hydrolase has translation MADGAIIFDFDDTLVATNAVFDEAKVRFKQLMVSQGLDMPNLLDVVNRFDIDMVTKYGFVNECFPKALVQVYRYCSKNKRAGICESMEKEVEQVGWWVFRQAPIVKEGSRETLTLLREDYHMILVTKGEKAHQIEKLKESGLEHYFQSVLVVGKKDPYLFTELAQSNAFPLDKVWSVGNSIKSDINPALRAGLNAVLLKAPTWDFEHETPLLPVPEIEEISQLPGILSQASLHSAGHTAP, from the coding sequence TTGGCTGATGGTGCAATAATCTTTGATTTTGATGATACTTTGGTAGCCACTAATGCGGTATTTGATGAGGCAAAGGTCCGCTTCAAGCAGTTGATGGTTTCTCAAGGTCTGGATATGCCCAATCTGCTTGATGTAGTCAACCGTTTTGATATTGATATGGTTACCAAGTACGGCTTTGTTAATGAATGTTTTCCTAAAGCACTGGTGCAGGTTTACCGATATTGCAGCAAAAATAAACGAGCAGGTATTTGTGAGTCAATGGAAAAGGAAGTTGAGCAAGTCGGGTGGTGGGTTTTTCGCCAAGCTCCGATAGTGAAAGAGGGGTCTCGGGAAACTCTGACATTGCTAAGGGAAGATTATCACATGATATTGGTTACTAAAGGTGAAAAAGCTCACCAAATAGAAAAACTAAAGGAAAGTGGGCTGGAGCACTACTTTCAAAGTGTGTTGGTGGTTGGAAAAAAGGATCCCTATCTCTTTACTGAGCTGGCTCAATCTAACGCATTCCCATTAGATAAGGTGTGGTCTGTGGGTAATAGTATCAAATCGGATATCAATCCGGCACTGCGTGCGGGGCTGAATGCGGTGCTGCTAAAAGCGCCAACATGGGATTTTGAGCATGAAACGCCACTCCTACCCGTACCGGAAATAGAGGAGATTTCCCAACTTCCTGGGATTTTGTCCCAGGCTTCATTACATTCTGCCGGCCATACTGCCCCCTGA
- the pduL gene encoding phosphate propanoyltransferase, which produces MRTATVSIGVSNRHVHLSPKHLEMLFGKDYSLAEVKDLGQPGQFAAQETVSLVGPKGIVEGVRVLGPIRKSTQVEISRTDSFRLGIKAPVKESGDLAGTPGCMLVGPAGTVSLSEGVIIAVRHIHMSPKEAKQLGYKDCDRVSVLVEGERELCFHSVIVRVHPDFRLEMHIDTDEANASMLATGDQVKILGRTQDALDLVG; this is translated from the coding sequence ATGAGAACAGCTACAGTATCTATTGGCGTATCAAATCGCCATGTTCATCTGAGCCCGAAACATTTGGAGATGTTGTTTGGTAAAGATTACTCTTTAGCTGAAGTGAAGGATCTGGGACAACCGGGACAATTTGCCGCTCAGGAAACCGTCTCGCTGGTTGGCCCGAAAGGTATTGTGGAAGGGGTTAGAGTGCTTGGCCCCATTAGGAAAAGTACTCAGGTTGAAATTTCCCGTACAGACTCCTTTAGGCTGGGTATCAAGGCTCCGGTAAAAGAGTCGGGCGATTTGGCAGGTACCCCGGGTTGCATGTTGGTGGGTCCGGCAGGGACAGTCAGTTTGTCGGAAGGCGTGATTATTGCTGTGCGTCATATTCACATGTCGCCAAAAGAAGCTAAACAACTAGGTTATAAGGACTGTGACCGGGTAAGCGTATTGGTGGAAGGGGAAAGAGAACTTTGCTTCCACAGTGTAATAGTGCGGGTTCATCCCGATTTTCGTTTGGAAATGCATATTGATACTGACGAAGCCAACGCATCGATGCTTGCTACAGGTGACCAGGTGAAAATTTTAGGCAGAACCCAGGATGCGCTGGATTTAGTAGGGTGA
- a CDS encoding DUF7577 domain-containing protein — MAKGKIVTCPQCGADVDADKYQRCPRCNHLLLHGGDCTGCGKCLLKK; from the coding sequence GTGGCTAAGGGTAAGATAGTAACCTGCCCTCAATGCGGGGCTGATGTCGATGCTGATAAGTACCAACGTTGTCCGCGTTGTAATCATTTGCTGCTTCACGGTGGAGATTGTACTGGATGCGGTAAGTGCCTGCTAAAGAAATAG
- a CDS encoding N-acetylmuramoyl-L-alanine amidase translates to MLIGIDPGHGGKDPGATNNVLNLQEKQVTLAISLWLKDFLQYNNLETLLTREEDVYLTLQERATMLNKAAVDYIISVHINSSTSSEPNYLSSHIIAKGGQAEQLAGKLQNALVKEMAWPDGGVQASNFYMLRETKAPAVLVELGFISNSEAAKQLQKDAVRQKLATALAKGMLQQLGKPYTEPGSRFVDIQGHWAKDSILWAVKQGLLVGISDSQFAPDQPITRAQLAVVLRRMYQQLG, encoded by the coding sequence ATGTTAATTGGGATAGACCCCGGACATGGGGGAAAGGACCCCGGTGCAACCAATAATGTACTCAACCTTCAGGAAAAACAAGTCACTTTGGCTATTTCCCTATGGCTTAAGGATTTTCTTCAGTATAATAACCTAGAAACGCTGTTAACTCGGGAAGAGGATGTGTATTTAACCCTGCAAGAGCGGGCGACAATGCTTAATAAAGCTGCAGTTGATTATATTATCAGCGTTCATATCAACAGTTCCACATCTTCCGAACCTAACTATCTTAGCAGCCACATTATTGCCAAGGGGGGACAGGCAGAGCAGCTGGCGGGTAAGCTGCAGAACGCTTTGGTAAAGGAAATGGCTTGGCCTGATGGCGGTGTCCAGGCGAGCAACTTTTACATGCTTCGCGAGACAAAGGCTCCGGCAGTACTGGTGGAATTAGGATTTATTTCTAATTCGGAAGCCGCGAAGCAGCTGCAAAAAGATGCAGTAAGGCAAAAATTGGCCACGGCGCTGGCAAAAGGTATGCTCCAGCAGTTAGGTAAGCCATATACCGAACCAGGCAGCCGTTTTGTTGATATTCAGGGGCATTGGGCAAAAGACAGCATCCTTTGGGCGGTGAAACAGGGTCTGCTCGTAGGAATATCTGATAGCCAATTTGCGCCGGACCAACCGATAACCAGGGCTCAGTTGGCGGTGGTACTGCGGCGGATGTACCAACAACTGGGATAG
- a CDS encoding FeoA family protein, with protein MTLDQARKGAAYQIKSIPTGKVQAQAIRFGLSQGEIITCGEVIPLGPIIVNKNRQEIAVGRALAKKITVEPVAQEVKDHALSRSGRSLKST; from the coding sequence TTGACACTAGATCAAGCTCGTAAAGGAGCAGCTTATCAAATTAAATCGATTCCCACGGGAAAAGTGCAGGCTCAGGCAATTCGTTTCGGCCTTTCTCAAGGAGAAATTATTACCTGTGGTGAAGTTATTCCGCTGGGACCGATAATTGTAAATAAAAATCGACAGGAAATCGCCGTTGGGCGGGCCCTGGCAAAGAAAATCACTGTGGAACCGGTAGCGCAGGAGGTGAAAGACCATGCATTGTCACGATCTGGCAGATCACTTAAATCTACCTAA
- a CDS encoding DnaD domain protein — translation MESTSPLSLLMEQGATFVPNILIENYTRLGLDERDVMVIIQLLRFRQSQNQRRPLLKVLTQCSTIAESEMKEILSHLEEKGIIRLMSIQDDQGRWSKVYMLDGLYERLQSLFNRKEDNVGREEEFDRLAKLFSQVVGLPVAPKHERMIIQWLYEYEFALELVEYVLIECCERSGVWQKDWRIKAVMESLYNAGFKSVSEVRDWFLTYDQDYYWINKFAQVLGRPIKSNPEKSALRRWSSEWGFSDEMIALALEKGCLAASQPSFNYIETILKSWREKGISDPEHVNSEEEAHQAKKSKRRDKQADKLSVKRNIPKIDPETGMVIT, via the coding sequence ATGGAATCCACATCACCCCTCAGCTTATTGATGGAGCAGGGGGCAACATTTGTGCCCAATATTTTAATAGAAAATTACACCCGCTTGGGTTTGGATGAGCGTGATGTAATGGTAATTATTCAACTACTCAGGTTTAGACAATCTCAAAATCAGCGGCGACCGCTGCTTAAAGTGCTCACTCAATGCTCCACTATCGCCGAATCCGAAATGAAAGAAATACTATCTCATTTGGAGGAGAAGGGGATTATCCGACTGATGTCAATTCAGGATGACCAGGGGCGGTGGTCTAAAGTTTACATGTTGGACGGGCTTTATGAGCGACTTCAGAGCTTGTTTAATAGAAAAGAGGATAATGTTGGACGGGAGGAAGAATTTGACCGTTTGGCGAAGCTTTTTAGCCAGGTGGTTGGTCTGCCCGTAGCGCCCAAACACGAACGGATGATTATTCAATGGCTTTACGAATATGAGTTTGCGTTGGAACTGGTAGAATATGTCTTGATTGAATGCTGTGAAAGAAGTGGTGTGTGGCAGAAGGACTGGCGGATAAAGGCCGTGATGGAAAGTTTATATAATGCGGGTTTTAAGTCGGTATCAGAGGTTAGGGATTGGTTTCTCACCTATGACCAGGATTATTATTGGATTAACAAATTTGCCCAAGTATTGGGTCGGCCAATAAAAAGTAATCCGGAAAAAAGTGCTTTGAGGCGTTGGTCATCTGAATGGGGATTTTCTGATGAAATGATCGCTTTGGCGCTGGAAAAGGGCTGCCTGGCTGCATCCCAACCCAGTTTTAATTATATTGAAACTATTTTAAAAAGTTGGCGGGAGAAGGGTATTTCAGACCCTGAGCATGTAAATTCCGAAGAAGAAGCCCATCAGGCGAAAAAGTCGAAACGACGTGACAAGCAGGCGGACAAGCTTAGTGTAAAAAGAAACATACCAAAGATTGACCCGGAAACAGGTATGGTAATTACTTAA
- a CDS encoding replicative DNA helicase, whose translation MSVPQEVMENKLYDAEAEKRMLAAMMNSEECLIEAINTLTAEHFYLPKHKLIFDMITSLYRKSINPSYFELLKEVKKHSLFKNTAEFEELKEIAEFFIGEGNIKYWIGVIKDRYRLRNFYRFLTKNLEMVQKGREETSDLLMKAEDDLTNLVALEIDETGDMPQDLANYGLEEIEKRRKRFLEFNARGEYPLDGLDTGYKLLNQCCMGYKPGDLVILGARTGHGKTAWSMNLAATVSVLAKETEPILYLNTEMSKQQIALRWASLLSTVEQQRIRFGNISDKEFLNISNGYNQLYNSRFYSQAVPKLTPEKCVSIARKYKVQKGIKMIIVDYVGRMEKLSDNMKEFQMLEMIMRTLKTLGQTLDIAVVALVQLNDDGSLQGAKRMKNEADLMLKLEPITYEEANENQELQDVAANYWIRIDKNRDGPGGIDIPILFDKKTMIMSDPIAKGGGGH comes from the coding sequence GTGAGCGTCCCGCAAGAGGTGATGGAAAACAAACTCTATGATGCTGAAGCGGAAAAACGGATGCTGGCAGCTATGATGAACTCCGAGGAGTGTTTGATAGAGGCAATTAACACTTTGACTGCAGAGCATTTCTATCTTCCTAAGCATAAGTTGATCTTCGATATGATCACTTCTTTATATAGAAAAAGCATTAATCCCAGTTACTTTGAATTATTAAAAGAAGTTAAGAAACATTCTTTATTCAAAAATACCGCTGAATTTGAAGAATTAAAGGAAATTGCTGAGTTTTTCATCGGTGAAGGTAATATCAAGTATTGGATCGGTGTCATAAAGGATCGCTATCGGCTGCGTAATTTCTACCGATTTTTGACTAAAAATCTAGAAATGGTGCAAAAAGGCCGGGAAGAGACCAGTGATTTATTAATGAAGGCCGAGGATGACCTGACTAACTTAGTGGCCTTAGAGATAGACGAAACGGGTGATATGCCACAGGATCTGGCCAATTATGGGTTGGAAGAAATCGAGAAGAGAAGGAAACGTTTTTTGGAGTTTAATGCCAGGGGCGAATACCCTTTGGACGGATTGGACACTGGCTATAAACTTCTCAACCAGTGTTGTATGGGATACAAGCCCGGGGATTTAGTTATTCTTGGTGCCCGTACCGGTCACGGCAAGACGGCTTGGAGTATGAACTTGGCTGCGACTGTGTCAGTATTGGCCAAGGAAACCGAACCAATCCTCTATCTCAATACTGAAATGAGCAAGCAGCAGATTGCACTGCGTTGGGCATCGCTGCTCAGTACCGTGGAACAGCAGCGTATCCGCTTCGGTAATATTTCTGATAAAGAATTTTTGAATATTTCTAACGGTTATAATCAGCTTTATAACAGCCGATTCTACTCTCAGGCGGTGCCAAAACTTACGCCGGAGAAATGTGTTTCGATAGCACGAAAGTATAAGGTACAAAAGGGTATTAAAATGATTATTGTAGATTATGTCGGGCGGATGGAGAAATTGTCTGACAATATGAAGGAATTCCAGATGTTGGAAATGATTATGCGTACATTGAAAACCCTTGGCCAAACATTGGATATTGCAGTTGTCGCTTTGGTACAGCTTAATGATGACGGAAGCTTACAGGGTGCTAAGCGAATGAAAAACGAAGCGGATTTAATGCTTAAACTGGAGCCTATTACCTATGAAGAGGCCAACGAAAACCAGGAACTACAAGATGTGGCGGCAAACTACTGGATTAGGATTGATAAAAATAGAGACGGCCCGGGTGGAATAGATATCCCTATTCTTTTTGATAAGAAGACTATGATTATGTCTGACCCCATCGCAAAGGGCGGCGGAGGCCATTGA
- the feoB gene encoding ferrous iron transport protein B: protein MHCHDLADHLNLPKDARKIVLAGNPNVGKSVIFNAITGLYVDVSNFPGTTLDISHGMFNKDVIIDTPGVYGISSFNDEEVVARDVILGADMVINVVDAVHLERDLFLTQQIIDTGIPMIVALNMVDEAEKNGIKIDVDLLSDLLGVLVIPTVAVRKEGFDQLRQSIGSARPGLIDHHLKRKLTKLVDRVGNQGDALLILEGDAHVAQRHGLEPGTMQDSIYVQRRHRVNDIVGHVVRDTNQGASFSTRLGRWMIYPWTGIPILAAVLWAMYEIIGVFIAQTVVGITEETIMQGMYEPFIRNLLVPLIGQEGIIAKLLIGEFGVLTMTATYILGLLLPLVVGFYFALSAMEDSGYLPRLAALVDRLLTGIGLNGRAVIPMILGFGCVTMATITTRLLGSDRERRIAIFLLALAIPCSAQLAVIVGMLAGLGPSYIALYVAVIFIVLVVVGTVLNRIIPGESTDLLIDLPPLRIPRLENVVKKTVTKTTMFLKEATPLFALGALIIGVMQITGVLAVIQDAVAPLTVGWLQLPKETSTAFIMGFVRRDFGAAGLYGLNLTPLQTVVSLITITIFVPCIASAMVIFKERGRKEAVIIWVTILMIAFFVGGLVSQVLM, encoded by the coding sequence ATGCATTGTCACGATCTGGCAGATCACTTAAATCTACCTAAAGATGCAAGAAAGATTGTGCTGGCTGGAAACCCAAATGTGGGTAAGTCAGTTATTTTCAATGCTATAACCGGGTTATATGTGGATGTATCTAATTTCCCCGGTACCACATTGGATATCTCCCATGGGATGTTTAACAAAGATGTAATCATAGACACGCCTGGTGTTTATGGCATTTCTTCTTTTAATGATGAGGAAGTGGTGGCCCGGGATGTGATTTTAGGCGCCGATATGGTGATTAATGTTGTGGATGCCGTGCATTTGGAGCGCGACCTATTTTTGACCCAGCAAATTATCGATACCGGTATTCCCATGATAGTGGCATTGAACATGGTGGATGAAGCTGAAAAGAATGGTATCAAGATAGATGTCGATTTACTCAGTGACCTGTTAGGTGTACTGGTTATTCCTACGGTAGCCGTGCGAAAAGAGGGTTTTGATCAACTGCGTCAGTCAATTGGCAGTGCCCGGCCGGGCTTAATTGATCATCACCTAAAAAGGAAATTAACTAAATTGGTGGATAGGGTAGGTAATCAGGGGGATGCACTGCTGATATTGGAGGGTGATGCTCATGTCGCCCAGCGACACGGTTTAGAGCCGGGCACGATGCAGGATAGCATTTATGTACAGCGCCGGCATCGAGTCAACGATATTGTCGGACATGTTGTTCGTGATACCAATCAAGGTGCTTCATTTTCCACCCGCTTAGGTCGGTGGATGATCTACCCGTGGACAGGTATACCTATTTTGGCAGCTGTATTATGGGCGATGTATGAAATAATCGGTGTGTTTATCGCTCAGACAGTAGTAGGTATCACCGAAGAAACCATTATGCAGGGTATGTATGAACCGTTTATAAGGAATTTGTTGGTGCCATTAATCGGGCAGGAAGGTATTATTGCCAAGCTGCTTATTGGCGAATTTGGTGTCCTGACTATGACCGCAACTTATATTCTTGGATTGTTGCTGCCTTTGGTGGTGGGATTTTATTTCGCGCTTTCCGCTATGGAAGATTCGGGTTATCTACCGCGCCTCGCTGCTTTGGTGGACCGGCTGCTCACCGGGATTGGCCTTAATGGCCGTGCGGTAATCCCCATGATTTTGGGCTTTGGCTGCGTGACCATGGCCACAATCACCACCAGACTTTTAGGTTCAGACAGGGAAAGACGTATTGCTATCTTTCTCTTGGCCCTCGCTATCCCATGTTCGGCGCAGCTGGCAGTGATTGTTGGTATGCTTGCCGGTCTTGGGCCCAGTTATATCGCTCTCTATGTGGCGGTAATCTTTATCGTGTTGGTGGTTGTGGGAACAGTCCTCAACCGGATTATTCCCGGTGAGTCTACTGATTTATTAATTGACCTGCCGCCTCTTCGCATACCGCGTTTGGAAAATGTGGTGAAGAAGACTGTTACCAAGACTACCATGTTTTTAAAAGAAGCGACGCCGCTCTTTGCTCTTGGCGCATTGATCATTGGTGTCATGCAGATTACCGGTGTGCTTGCTGTAATACAGGATGCGGTGGCTCCTTTGACGGTTGGTTGGCTGCAGCTGCCTAAAGAAACATCGACGGCATTTATTATGGGCTTTGTCCGTCGTGATTTTGGAGCAGCTGGATTATATGGCTTAAACTTGACACCGCTGCAAACAGTAGTTTCATTAATAACTATTACAATTTTTGTGCCTTGTATTGCATCAGCCATGGTTATCTTTAAAGAACGTGGACGTAAAGAAGCTGTAATAATCTGGGTGACAATCTTGATGATCGCTTTCTTTGTCGGTGGATTGGTATCTCAAGTCCTGATGTAA
- a CDS encoding SIR2 family NAD-dependent protein deacylase — protein MANVEQKNGEGAMEYQERLKKTADLMIQASRAFALTGAGISTESGIPDYRSPGKGLWEKVNPLKTASASALRHNPKKFYQDTISHWRTFADAQPNRGHRALKEMEDGGLLLGIVTQNIDGLHYAAGSKSVLEVHGHMRTGHCLECGDRVDFSKVTEQLDNGINPPRCHCSGILRPDVVLFEDPMSHDFFRATKVLSGCDLLLVAGTSLQVYPVASLPQLARQLIIVNNTPTSYDESAAVIFRESIGGVLSDLQSMLCQ, from the coding sequence TTGGCGAATGTAGAACAAAAGAATGGGGAGGGTGCCATGGAGTATCAAGAGAGGTTGAAAAAAACTGCGGATTTGATGATACAAGCCAGTAGGGCCTTTGCGTTGACGGGTGCAGGAATTAGTACGGAAAGCGGTATTCCGGATTACCGCAGCCCGGGTAAAGGACTTTGGGAAAAAGTCAATCCCTTAAAAACCGCTTCAGCCAGTGCGCTGCGTCATAATCCAAAAAAATTTTATCAAGACACCATTTCCCACTGGCGGACATTTGCTGATGCCCAGCCTAACAGGGGGCATCGTGCGCTTAAAGAAATGGAAGATGGGGGTCTCCTCTTAGGCATAGTTACGCAAAACATTGATGGACTGCATTATGCAGCCGGTTCCAAAAGCGTGTTAGAGGTTCATGGTCATATGCGCACTGGCCATTGCCTGGAATGCGGCGATAGGGTGGACTTTTCAAAAGTTACCGAACAACTGGACAATGGAATTAATCCGCCAAGATGTCACTGTTCGGGCATTTTGCGCCCCGATGTGGTATTGTTTGAGGACCCGATGTCTCATGATTTCTTTCGGGCGACTAAGGTTTTATCCGGTTGTGACCTTTTGCTGGTCGCTGGAACCAGCCTACAGGTTTACCCCGTGGCCTCGCTGCCGCAGCTGGCACGCCAACTGATTATCGTTAACAATACTCCCACCAGTTATGATGAGTCTGCTGCAGTAATCTTTAGGGAGAGTATCGGCGGGGTACTTTCGGATTTACAAAGTATGTTGTGTCAGTGA
- a CDS encoding transglycosylase domain-containing protein, whose translation MRQLGYKHIINLSLLFLLTALTIVGCGLARPLPKPEIPETTVILDSAGNVIDTLFEENRIVISDDKIPALMRQALVAVEDERFYQHHGFDLNGIARAIYRNVRAWDVVEGGSTLTQQLAKNLYLTHERTFTRKVKEALLTVELERTYTKTEILNMYLNLVYFGRGAYGIEVASRRYFGKNAEDLTLEEAATLAALPRAPSYYDPFKRPEKVKTRRNFVLNKMVELNFISAEQADATKEKPLKLASLEVEDKAPYFVQEVIGQLSQKLPEESIYRGGLKVYTTLDLRMQESAQQAVKEVLAEQDPQLQAALAAIDPATGYVKALVGGRNFEESQFNRATQARRQPGSSMKPFLYAAAIDRGYTQATTIRCEPVEYPLPSGEVYKPEDYGDEPYHYREFTLLEALQHSDNVVAVRLNYLMGPEALVQEAKNMGITTPLQPYLSLALGSIGLTPLELARGYATLAAGGIKTDPIFIKKVVGEEDDVILEHKPKRAVALSKSTAYLVTNMMESVLEPGGTASNLRQYLTRPAAGKTGTTDKYRDAWFAGFTPQLSTAVYVGFDDQSRSIWLPGGRVAGPIWAKFMAKAMENQPVKAFSVPNNIVKIDICLDSGLRATQYCPRVKTMSFIKGTEPKQFDNTHDPSRNWNNSSSDKEQKRNPGQGKKQNGLLDWLQRLRNMY comes from the coding sequence GTGAGGCAATTGGGATATAAGCATATAATAAACCTGTCACTATTGTTTCTGCTTACTGCTCTTACTATTGTTGGCTGCGGACTGGCACGACCTCTACCGAAACCGGAAATACCGGAGACAACGGTAATCTTAGACAGCGCGGGTAATGTTATCGATACATTGTTTGAGGAAAACCGAATCGTTATTAGCGATGATAAAATACCCGCTTTGATGCGCCAGGCACTGGTGGCTGTGGAGGATGAAAGATTTTATCAGCATCATGGTTTTGATTTAAATGGTATTGCCCGGGCAATATACCGTAATGTCAGGGCTTGGGATGTGGTAGAGGGAGGGAGCACCCTTACCCAGCAGTTGGCTAAAAACTTATACTTGACTCATGAGCGTACCTTCACTAGAAAAGTTAAAGAAGCACTTCTGACAGTGGAATTAGAACGTACTTATACCAAAACAGAAATTCTCAATATGTATCTTAATTTGGTTTATTTCGGGCGGGGTGCATATGGCATAGAAGTAGCTTCTCGCCGTTATTTCGGCAAAAATGCAGAGGACTTGACTTTGGAGGAAGCGGCCACCTTAGCGGCACTGCCCCGAGCACCAAGTTATTACGATCCTTTCAAAAGACCGGAGAAAGTTAAAACAAGACGCAATTTTGTTCTCAATAAAATGGTTGAACTGAATTTTATTTCCGCTGAACAGGCGGATGCGACGAAAGAGAAACCTTTAAAATTGGCATCATTGGAAGTGGAAGACAAAGCGCCGTACTTTGTCCAGGAAGTAATCGGTCAATTATCGCAAAAATTACCAGAAGAATCTATCTACCGAGGCGGGCTGAAAGTATATACTACTCTTGATCTGAGGATGCAGGAATCGGCGCAGCAGGCGGTCAAGGAAGTTCTTGCCGAGCAGGACCCTCAACTGCAGGCAGCGCTGGCAGCAATAGATCCAGCTACCGGCTATGTCAAGGCATTAGTGGGTGGGCGGAACTTTGAGGAAAGTCAATTTAACAGGGCCACCCAGGCACGCAGGCAGCCGGGGTCTTCTATGAAGCCGTTTTTATATGCTGCTGCCATTGACAGAGGATATACTCAGGCGACGACAATTCGTTGTGAACCGGTGGAGTATCCCCTGCCCAGCGGAGAGGTCTATAAACCTGAGGATTATGGAGATGAGCCGTATCACTACCGGGAATTTACTTTACTGGAGGCGCTGCAGCATTCCGACAATGTGGTGGCAGTGAGGTTAAACTATCTAATGGGTCCTGAAGCTTTGGTACAGGAAGCTAAAAATATGGGAATTACCACGCCGTTACAGCCATACCTTTCATTGGCCTTAGGCTCAATTGGGTTGACGCCGTTGGAATTAGCCCGGGGATATGCCACTTTAGCGGCAGGGGGAATCAAAACGGACCCCATATTTATCAAGAAGGTAGTCGGCGAAGAAGATGATGTAATACTAGAACATAAGCCTAAAAGAGCTGTGGCCTTGTCAAAAAGCACGGCATATTTGGTTACAAATATGATGGAAAGTGTGCTCGAACCAGGAGGGACGGCGTCTAATTTACGACAATATCTTACCCGGCCCGCGGCAGGTAAGACAGGAACAACAGACAAATATAGAGATGCTTGGTTTGCCGGCTTTACGCCGCAATTATCAACAGCGGTTTATGTGGGCTTTGATGATCAGAGTCGATCCATTTGGCTGCCAGGTGGGCGGGTGGCCGGCCCAATTTGGGCTAAATTTATGGCGAAAGCGATGGAAAACCAACCAGTGAAAGCATTTTCCGTGCCGAATAATATTGTCAAGATTGATATTTGTCTGGATTCAGGTCTACGAGCCACTCAGTACTGCCCCAGGGTTAAAACCATGAGTTTTATTAAAGGGACGGAGCCGAAGCAATTTGATAATACCCATGACCCGAGCCGGAACTGGAATAATTCTAGTAGTGACAAAGAACAAAAAAGAAACCCGGGACAGGGTAAAAAACAAAATGGCTTGTTAGATTGGCTGCAAAGATTAAGAAACATGTATTAA